A stretch of Desulfatiglans sp. DNA encodes these proteins:
- a CDS encoding 2Fe-2S iron-sulfur cluster binding domain-containing protein, with the protein MIKAKINDIPIEVPAGTTILDAARKIHVNIPTLCKHPDLHATAGCGICIVKVKGSNKLLRSCCTDISEGMEVTTHDSEIIQIRKTVLELILSNHPDDCLHCGRNTNCELQKLAAHFVIRGIPFHSYTNSLPKDFSTGNIVLVPNKCILCGRCVDVCQNIQNVWALNFVGRGISTRIAPAGDILLADSPCVRCGQCSAHCPTGAIVEYDNTYDVWHALHDREKYCIVQIAPAVRVAIGEAFGYEPGELLTKKLYAVLKKLGFKAVFDTNFSADVTIIEEATEFVSRFTKGGTLPLITSCCPAWVDFMEKYQSDMIDNFSTCKSPQQMMGALTKTYFAEKEGIDPKKIFMVSIMPCTAKKYEITRTVDMSASGIQDTDIVLTTRELSRMIKQSGIDFKNLPGDDPDHIMGDYSGAGTIFAATGGVMEAAIRTAYYYVTGENLKDVNVEAVRGLKGVKEGVIDIKGTKVKVAVAHGLGNVEYVLNKVKEAKQKGEEPPYHFIEVMACPGGCVGGGGQPYGVTDYLRTERAAGIYKDDANQQIRCSHDNPMIKKLYQEFIGEPGSKKAHHLLHTHYESKPVYIK; encoded by the coding sequence ATGATCAAGGCTAAAATAAATGATATACCGATAGAGGTGCCCGCAGGGACAACAATCCTTGATGCTGCACGGAAGATTCACGTAAATATACCCACCCTGTGCAAGCATCCCGACCTTCACGCTACTGCCGGCTGCGGGATATGCATAGTCAAGGTAAAGGGCAGTAACAAGCTATTAAGGTCATGCTGTACTGATATAAGTGAAGGGATGGAGGTTACCACCCATGATTCGGAGATAATTCAGATCAGGAAGACTGTGCTTGAACTGATCCTCTCGAACCATCCGGATGACTGCCTCCATTGCGGGAGAAATACAAATTGTGAACTGCAAAAACTTGCCGCTCACTTTGTAATCAGGGGCATACCATTTCATAGCTATACAAATTCACTTCCAAAGGATTTTTCAACAGGTAATATTGTCCTTGTTCCCAACAAATGTATCCTGTGCGGCAGATGTGTGGACGTATGCCAGAATATACAGAATGTCTGGGCTCTTAACTTTGTCGGGCGAGGCATCTCCACCAGGATAGCCCCGGCTGGTGATATATTACTTGCAGATTCTCCATGCGTGAGATGCGGTCAGTGTTCTGCACACTGCCCCACAGGCGCGATAGTTGAGTATGACAATACATATGATGTATGGCATGCCCTGCATGACAGGGAAAAATACTGTATTGTGCAGATCGCCCCGGCCGTAAGGGTGGCAATAGGTGAGGCATTCGGATATGAGCCTGGCGAATTGCTTACCAAAAAGCTTTATGCTGTGTTGAAAAAGCTGGGCTTTAAAGCGGTATTTGATACAAATTTCAGCGCAGACGTAACAATAATAGAAGAGGCCACCGAATTTGTAAGCAGGTTTACAAAAGGAGGCACTCTGCCACTTATCACATCATGCTGCCCGGCATGGGTAGACTTTATGGAAAAATATCAGTCTGACATGATCGATAATTTTTCAACCTGCAAATCACCCCAGCAGATGATGGGGGCACTCACCAAGACATACTTTGCAGAAAAAGAGGGCATTGACCCCAAAAAGATTTTCATGGTCTCAATAATGCCCTGCACTGCAAAAAAATATGAGATTACAAGGACTGTGGACATGTCAGCATCAGGCATCCAGGATACTGACATAGTACTCACCACCAGGGAGCTGTCCAGGATGATTAAACAGTCAGGTATAGATTTCAAGAATCTGCCGGGTGATGATCCGGATCATATAATGGGAGACTATTCAGGTGCAGGCACAATATTTGCGGCTACCGGCGGCGTTATGGAGGCGGCCATACGAACCGCATACTATTATGTTACAGGAGAGAACCTCAAGGATGTCAATGTTGAGGCTGTCCGGGGTCTCAAGGGGGTAAAAGAGGGCGTTATTGATATCAAGGGCACGAAGGTAAAGGTGGCGGTTGCCCATGGCCTCGGAAATGTGGAATATGTGCTTAATAAGGTAAAAGAGGCAAAACAAAAAGGCGAAGAGCCCCCGTATCATTTTATAGAGGTCATGGCCTGCCCCGGAGGATGCGTGGGCGGTGGTGGCCAGCCTTATGGAGTTACAGACTATTTGAGGACCGAGAGGGCAGCGGGTATTTATAAGGATGATGCAAATCAGCAGATAAGATGTTCACATGATAACCCCATGATAAAGAAGCTGTATCAGGAGTTTATTGGTGAACCAGGCAGTAAAAAGGCGCACCATCTGCTGCACACCCATTATGAGTCAAAACCCGTTTATATAAAGTAG
- a CDS encoding NAD(P)H-dependent oxidoreductase subunit E — protein sequence MKEQSNTSFTLSPAVLEYIDKWKDKPGNLIMTLHKVQEEYGYVPRSAALQLTELLDIPLAKIYGVLTFYHLFKLKKPGKYLIQVCIGTACYLNGGEDILQELEHILGIGVNQTTPDELFSIEAVRCIGCCGLSPVMNINGEIFGKLKKEDLAKIIAQYKK from the coding sequence ATGAAAGAACAATCTAATACATCCTTTACCCTATCACCGGCAGTGCTGGAATATATCGATAAATGGAAGGATAAACCGGGCAATCTAATTATGACGCTTCACAAGGTACAAGAGGAGTATGGATATGTCCCCAGAAGCGCAGCATTACAGCTCACAGAGCTCCTTGATATACCGCTCGCAAAGATATACGGGGTACTTACCTTTTATCACCTGTTCAAGCTCAAAAAACCAGGGAAATACCTGATACAGGTTTGCATCGGTACTGCATGTTACCTGAATGGAGGGGAGGATATCCTGCAGGAGCTTGAACATATCCTGGGCATAGGAGTGAATCAGACAACGCCCGATGAACTCTTTTCAATAGAGGCAGTACGCTGCATAGGCTGCTGCGGTCTTTCGCCTGTCATGAACATAAACGGCGAGATATTCGGCAAACTCAAAAAAGAAGACCTGGCAAAGATCATTGCACAATATAAAAAATAA
- a CDS encoding 4Fe-4S binding protein, protein MSFNRYILIYRESDAGVDKNEMLFDAFMKELGEKDPSNSVQVVDAVMNGKADPDSTLVKIIPDNIYFKCKGTDDAKKIVEDFIINNKPVKNLEAAAKNIQCRIVLRNCGVIDPENINEYIAREGYSALEKVLFDMTPVEVITEIKKSGLRGRGGAGFPTGNKWAFTQQADGDVKYVVCNADEGDPGAYMDRSTLEGDPHSIIEAMAIAGYAVGASKGYIYIRAEYPLAIKRLEIAISQATEMGLMGKNIMGSNFSFEIEIRYGAGAFVCGEETALLASLQGERGMPKPRPPFPAVKGLWGKPTVINNVETLANIPVIIIKGSAWFNSIGTDKSKGTKVFAVTGKVKNSGLVEVPMGTTLRDIIFTVSGGIGNNRKFKAVQTGGPSGGVIPEKFLDTPIDYENLISLGSMMGSGGMIVMDEDDCMVDVNKFYLQFSVDESCGKCAPCRLGGRQLLTYLQDIAKGNGTLDDIDKMKRIGNAMQKASLCGLGQTTSNPIQSALRYFYDEYEEHIINKKCRAGKCLELLTYTINPEKCSRCSLCKRACPVSAISGDRESGFAIDNAVCIKCGECYNRCKFDAIDRG, encoded by the coding sequence ATGTCATTCAATAGATATATTCTAATATACCGGGAGTCAGATGCAGGCGTGGACAAGAATGAAATGCTGTTTGATGCCTTTATGAAGGAGCTGGGTGAAAAGGATCCCTCCAACTCCGTTCAGGTGGTTGACGCGGTAATGAACGGCAAGGCTGATCCTGACAGCACCCTTGTAAAGATCATACCTGATAACATCTATTTTAAATGCAAAGGGACCGATGATGCAAAAAAAATAGTTGAAGATTTCATAATCAATAATAAACCGGTCAAAAATCTTGAGGCAGCAGCAAAGAATATTCAGTGCAGGATAGTACTGAGAAATTGCGGGGTTATAGACCCGGAAAATATAAATGAGTATATTGCGAGAGAAGGTTATTCTGCCCTTGAAAAGGTCTTATTTGATATGACGCCTGTTGAAGTAATAACTGAGATAAAGAAATCGGGTCTCAGGGGCCGCGGCGGGGCAGGGTTCCCGACTGGCAATAAATGGGCCTTTACCCAGCAGGCGGACGGGGATGTCAAGTATGTTGTCTGCAATGCTGATGAGGGTGACCCAGGGGCTTACATGGACAGGAGCACACTTGAGGGTGACCCCCATTCCATAATCGAGGCAATGGCGATCGCAGGCTATGCGGTTGGGGCCAGCAAAGGTTATATTTATATACGCGCCGAATACCCTCTAGCTATAAAAAGGCTTGAGATAGCCATCAGCCAGGCTACTGAAATGGGTCTCATGGGTAAAAATATCATGGGAAGCAATTTTAGTTTTGAAATAGAGATCCGCTACGGGGCAGGCGCATTTGTGTGCGGAGAAGAGACCGCCCTTCTTGCTTCCCTTCAGGGAGAGAGGGGCATGCCAAAGCCAAGGCCGCCTTTCCCGGCAGTAAAGGGCCTATGGGGGAAGCCGACAGTAATTAACAATGTTGAAACCCTGGCGAATATTCCGGTTATTATTATCAAGGGAAGCGCCTGGTTTAACAGTATAGGCACTGATAAATCCAAGGGCACGAAGGTCTTTGCTGTAACCGGCAAGGTTAAGAATTCAGGACTGGTTGAAGTGCCTATGGGCACAACCTTAAGGGATATCATCTTCACCGTAAGCGGCGGCATAGGAAATAACAGAAAATTCAAGGCGGTGCAGACCGGAGGGCCGTCCGGTGGGGTTATCCCTGAAAAATTCCTTGATACACCAATAGATTATGAAAACCTGATATCCCTTGGCTCCATGATGGGGTCTGGCGGTATGATCGTCATGGATGAAGATGACTGTATGGTGGATGTAAACAAGTTCTATCTCCAGTTTTCAGTTGATGAATCATGCGGGAAATGCGCCCCGTGCAGGCTTGGAGGAAGGCAGCTCCTCACCTACTTACAGGACATAGCAAAGGGAAATGGCACTCTTGACGATATAGACAAGATGAAACGCATAGGCAATGCCATGCAGAAGGCATCACTGTGCGGCCTTGGACAGACTACAAGCAACCCCATACAGTCCGCATTAAGATATTTTTATGATGAGTATGAAGAACATATTATAAACAAAAAATGCAGGGCGGGTAAATGCCTTGAGCTATTAACCTATACCATTAATCCTGAAAAATGCTCCAGATGCAGTTTGTGTAAAAGGGCCTGTCCTGTATCGGCAATCAGCGGTGACAGGGAATCAGGGTTTGCAATTGACAACGCCGTCTGTATCAAGTGCGGTGAATGTTACAACAGATGTAAATTTGATGCAATAGACAGGGGATAA
- a CDS encoding (2Fe-2S) ferredoxin domain-containing protein produces MSKLNREQFKSLREKLKAVNEQQTEIIVGLGSCGIAAGAAKTFDAFQKEIKAKSLTGVVIRRTGCMGLCASEPTVEIKVPGMADIIYGWVTPEVARDIVQKHVMRQILVSNCIQDKTFKDILKEGE; encoded by the coding sequence ATGTCAAAACTCAACAGAGAACAATTCAAAAGCCTGAGAGAAAAGCTGAAGGCAGTAAATGAACAGCAAACCGAAATCATAGTCGGCCTGGGGTCATGCGGCATAGCTGCCGGTGCCGCCAAAACTTTTGATGCCTTTCAGAAGGAGATAAAGGCAAAAAGCCTTACAGGGGTGGTTATTCGCAGGACCGGGTGCATGGGGCTTTGCGCATCAGAACCTACAGTAGAGATAAAGGTCCCGGGTATGGCAGATATCATTTATGGATGGGTTACCCCTGAAGTAGCCCGTGATATCGTGCAGAAACATGTAATGAGGCAGATACTTGTCAGTAACTGTATACAGGACAAGACCTTTAAGGATATTTTAAAGGAAGGAGAATAG
- a CDS encoding cyclase family protein, with product MSFVTDPYSGFQLYELSHVWGHGVPSYPGQEDVKMVRAVKHAQHGVLAWRINTVMHTGTHMNAPIHMIQRGADLSEVPEDRLFGNGVVLSIPKGSYETITAEDLKAAKPEVKKDDIVVIVTGWHHRYSDALEYYGESPGLTKDAALFLVDKGVKMVMVDTQQIDHPLATSLGPHRGGPAMRRLAGEYQKATGKDPKKEHGEWNVAHKILLGANIPTVEQIGGDVDELLGKRVTLTAMPWKFKYGDACPVRVVAMTDPSGSFQIPSGKE from the coding sequence ATGTCTTTTGTTACTGACCCCTATTCAGGGTTCCAATTGTATGAATTGAGTCATGTATGGGGACACGGCGTGCCTTCATATCCAGGGCAGGAAGATGTCAAGATGGTGCGCGCTGTCAAACATGCCCAGCATGGCGTACTTGCATGGAGAATAAATACTGTAATGCATACCGGCACTCACATGAACGCCCCTATCCATATGATACAGCGCGGCGCGGATCTTTCAGAGGTCCCGGAAGATAGGCTTTTCGGAAACGGTGTTGTCTTAAGCATACCCAAAGGCAGTTATGAGACAATAACCGCAGAGGATCTTAAGGCTGCAAAGCCTGAGGTTAAAAAGGATGATATAGTCGTTATTGTAACCGGGTGGCACCATAGATATTCAGACGCACTGGAATATTATGGAGAATCCCCGGGCCTGACCAAGGATGCAGCCCTTTTTCTTGTTGATAAGGGAGTAAAGATGGTTATGGTTGATACCCAGCAGATAGATCACCCCCTTGCCACATCACTTGGGCCGCATCGAGGAGGACCTGCCATGAGACGGCTTGCTGGTGAATATCAGAAGGCAACAGGTAAGGACCCCAAAAAAGAACATGGCGAATGGAATGTGGCACACAAAATACTTCTTGGCGCCAATATCCCTACTGTTGAGCAGATCGGCGGAGATGTGGATGAGTTACTTGGCAAAAGGGTAACACTCACTGCAATGCCCTGGAAATTCAAATACGGTGACGCATGCCCTGTAAGGGTCGTAGCCATGACTGATCCAAGCGGCAGTTTCCAGATTCCATCTGGTAAAGAATAA
- a CDS encoding cyclase family protein, with the protein MSLEIYNLSHPFHQFMPEWPSTPSVNVSVNKFHAKDGLYEVRWEGIMHRCTHMDAPIHVTENTPSINDYPLWRLCGTGVAVSIPKGKWGVITPEDLENARPKIQEGDIVMINTGFHHKWADTDEYFAYGCGIYREGAQWLVDKKIKLVGYGHQANDHPIATKLVDHGLGPTQPHLIEEWKKEYGRDPKVDFPDWEAGHKTLMVKGGIPGIENIGGDLDKVTGKRCFFMAFPWRWPGGDGSIVRVLAIVDPDQKFRFETGK; encoded by the coding sequence ATGAGCCTTGAAATATATAATTTGAGTCATCCGTTCCATCAATTCATGCCTGAATGGCCATCGACACCGAGTGTCAATGTGTCGGTAAATAAATTCCACGCCAAGGACGGGCTGTATGAAGTGAGATGGGAAGGTATAATGCATCGCTGCACCCATATGGATGCGCCTATTCATGTTACTGAAAACACACCAAGCATTAATGATTACCCCCTGTGGCGGCTCTGTGGCACCGGTGTTGCAGTCTCTATACCCAAAGGCAAGTGGGGTGTTATCACACCGGAAGATCTTGAGAATGCACGCCCGAAGATACAGGAGGGTGATATTGTAATGATCAATACCGGCTTCCATCACAAATGGGCTGATACTGACGAATACTTTGCATATGGCTGCGGTATCTATCGCGAAGGAGCCCAGTGGCTTGTTGATAAAAAGATAAAACTTGTCGGATACGGCCACCAGGCAAACGACCATCCAATTGCCACAAAGCTTGTGGATCACGGCCTTGGCCCAACACAGCCCCATCTTATAGAAGAATGGAAAAAGGAATATGGCAGGGATCCCAAGGTTGATTTTCCTGACTGGGAGGCCGGCCACAAGACACTGATGGTCAAGGGCGGTATTCCGGGCATAGAAAATATTGGGGGCGACCTTGACAAGGTAACAGGCAAGAGATGCTTCTTTATGGCATTCCCCTGGCGCTGGCCCGGCGGTGATGGCTCTATTGTAAGAGTGCTCGCTATTGTTGACCCGGATCAGAAGTTCCGCTTTGAGACAGGTAAATAG